CAAGATGGCAGGCTGGTGCCAAAGGTCAAatgagtggttacaagtccatcaAAGGCCTTCACAAGGATGAGACAACAGTGTCCAAACCTCAGAGAGAAACAAAGAAAGGGGACAAGAAGCTTAAAAACCATGAGAACAGAGAAGTCCGTCCTTCAAGTCATTCCACAAGAACTTTAACAGATACCAAAGACATATCTCAACAGTCACATCCAGCTGCCAAGAAATATAACAGCAGCTCGGGTGATATCAGCAGCAAGGTCAATGTCACAATGGCTGCTCCAAAGAAAACATCATCAGACAGGCAGGCCGGGACTCTATCAGCCCATGGCAGAGCTATCACAGCAACCTCTGCCAGGCCACAACCAAGGCAGAATAGTAGTGGCTTCAGAGAAGTTGGTGGTGCCAGTGCCACAGACAGGACTGTCAGTAAATCGCATATGCCTGGAGAAGAGCAGGACTCTGTGATGCAGTACAGTGAACGGATCGCCATCATGAAGGGTAAGGTTCTCAGCAAGGCCAGCGCTAAGGTTAAACTCCTTGAAAAGCAGAAGAGAGCCAATTCCAGGTTGCCTTTCAGCAAAGAAGATGCCATGCCTGGAGCAAGCACCGGGAGAGACATGCAAGAAGATAATGTTGCCATGGATAAGTTTGTCGTGACAGAAGATGATGCAGCTCCGTCAACTAATGAGCCTGGATGTGAGAACATTGTGAAGCCTGAAGTGGTGACAAAAGAAATACTGAACAATGTCAGTGCCAATAATGAAATGATCAGTGTGACATTACCAGCAGTGGGTGATCTCATTGAAGATGATGAACGGGTAAGTTCATCTACAGACCGAtcagaagaagaggaagaaaccAAAGATGTTCCTACTGTAACCAACAGTAACAGTGGGATAAGTAACACACAGAGTGCGTATATAGAAAGTCATGAACACGTACCAATGGCCATTGGCAGACAATCTCCTGAGGAAAATGAGAAAGCTGCCGTTTCTGAACAAAAACTGAACAATTATGGCATCGCCCAGACAGAAGAGCCACCACCAAAGAAGGACCCCGTCCTTTACGACCCTGCGCTCAGCGTCTGGCTGTATGGTCTGAAACTGCTGGACACGGACAAATACATCCAGATATTTGTGGACAATGAAGTGACCATGGAAGGTGTGAAGCTGCTCACCGACAAACACCTGAAAGAGATGGGAATTACGGCGATGGGTCCACTGAGTAAATTATCGCATGGCATTAAAGTGTTAAGAGGAGAAGTGGAGGAGGACAGCCTCCCATCCAGCAGGGGGAGGGCAGATGGAGGAGCAGACAGCCCAAAGGATATTGATTCAGCATTAAAACCAGGTACATGTAGATCTGAAGTGACGGATGCATCAAGTTCAAGAAGAGACGATACTGCCGTGAAAAAGTCAAGCCAACCTTCTGAATTGCCAAGGAGAGCCAAGGTGGATAACTCATCGGAGATAAAGTTGTCAGGAAGGAGTGCAGCTGTGAAGAAAGGAGAGACGGGAAAGGATACCAGAAGAGTGAAGAGCGCCACCACAGGTAGAAGTAATAAGGAAGAATCAAAGAATGTGAAGTCAACCAGACCAGTGTCTGCAAATGTAGCTCAGAGATCTCTAGCATCTGGTAAGTCAATCTGGAACCATCCTCAAGTTGTTTACAGTGGTTTCCATTGAACTATTGGTAGAACGGGAACTAGGCATACATGTAACATCTAAATTGAGGAGTtaccaacactgtcaggtgttaATATTGTCTAGCGATCACAAAGAAATCCATCgttgtgaaagttgaaacattgtctggaagAAAGTCAGACGtagtagtcaaaacaacaacacCAGCTCTGCACAaacaacatatgcaaatgatgcATTCTGGACAGATGAGGGGTGTATCGATGTGTGTTGTTTTGACCTCACGTGACCTCATTCCATACAGTGTTtaaacttttgcagagttgatttctgtGTTGTTGACTGATATTACTTCCTaaatgataattacacctgacagggTTGACAACTCTTTGTTGCAGACATATTTTCAAAGCCAAAAAAGTACAAGTTATAGAATTTCACTTGCCAAAAGGACACCTGTCCATTGCAACCACAGTCAGTGCTCTATAAACTCCACTGCCTAAACTTTTGATGTACTGAACCGTATTAATGTTTGGATGGTGAAATTCCCTTTCCTTGGGCAACTCAAAATTCTTGTCAAAATGCCTGGTTTACAGCTTGTCATTGCAATCTATGTGACGTGTCTGAtgtttttgtcaataattgaagtttactttgtagttcaaatgaaaatttgtcCTTCCCAATATTATACACAACTTTTGGTTTTGATGTTGAAAGGCTAACACTTCATTTTTCAACGCCATTGAGAGAgaataaaaatgtattaattttgcTTTTCTCCTATAATAAAGAAATGTTATCTTATggtacagctattgtccctttacTACAAAGCAAACTTCTTCTTTTCTATACCAAGGTGTTCAAGCAGCCAGTCACAgactgaagaagaagaaggaactTCAAGAAAAGGAGACCAAGAGACAagaaaaactcacaaaaatgaAGAAAGCCGAGAGAGACAAGATGGCGGCTCAGTTTCACATGAAGAAGAAGGTGACAGAGAGCTCCAGAAGAAAGAGTTCATCGTCTGATGTTGATGAAGGATCAGGACATAGCAGTGATGGAGTTGTAGAAGATCTCTTGATGGTTTATACCAAGGGTAAATAAATTTTTCGGGGCTGTGAGTGAGGATTTTTAGACATGATCCTTTGAATATGAACTTAAAGGGTTTTCCTGGGGACGATGATCAggactccctaggttactagGGTGTCCATTATGTTGCCTTGTATGTTGCCCTTTCCTTGTTACCgcatgtttcaaaattttgaaggatCTAAAGTGAGCACAACATTTGCCATTAATTTTTCTTGGGAGTCTGTGCGCATACATGAATTATAGGTGGCATTTTTTTAGGCCAACACACATCCAAGTAACATGTCACCATAGTCGTTTCAATTTGGATTTCTCGGTGAATATTAATATCAATACAAACCAAGAGAGCAAGAGAAATGGTACTGAGGTTCCTAAACCACCAACCTAGGTTCCCAAACCTTGGCAACAGCAGTGATGGGAGTGAACAAATGCAGTTGTCTGGGGTCACTGACCACCAGAATCCACCAGTAAATTTGCTGTCATTTCACTGGTCCTAAAAATGGTAAATACCAATGCAGACATATAATAAAGAATGTATGTGGGTCCAGCAAACTGGACGGCAGGATCACTAGACTTTTAGTAATACTGACTAGGAGACCAACTTATTCTGAAATAAATTTACCTAAacatatgtattatatattaaTGCATTGATAAGTGTAGCATTGAATTTGTGTGTTTCCATCACATGATACATAATTCTGGGAGACAGAAGTAACTAAAAGAGTTTCTTGTTATATCAGCCTTGTAAAACCACAAACACTATCATTAGTTTTGGTGTCCCTCATATTTCTTTTTGCGAAATCAATAAAGCTGCGACATTTCATTATCTCCCTGCTCAGGTATACAGGGTACAAAACCCAAAGCCAACACCAGCACCAAACCAGAGAGCCcaagcaaaacaaaaaccaGTGTTTATCCCCAGAGAGCCCCAAAGTCCGACCGATCGTCAGCAGTTCCTCTGTCTGAAGGAAGTGCAGCCTTGCTGGTGCAAGGGGATCAGCTGATTGAACCAACAACAAGGGAGAGCAGTCGGACCGGAAGGAGGACGGAATCACATCATTCCAGCAGGAGTACGGAATCGTCTCCTCTATCTAGTCAAGAAGACAGACTCaaagaattagaaattcaggtAAAAATCCAGAGGGTCAAATTCTTAGATTTCTTACTGACTGTTCAACCCATACACAGCTGTATATTTGTTGAGGATCACTGACATATTCATCAGTAGCCACATGGTCAATATTGTATAATTTCAGCTTCCTTGTGACATgagatttttatcaaatattccACATTATCtaccatgaaaataaaattgtctcaACATGAGGTCCTTATGTACTGTATATAACTTTTCATGaagtaaaattcattttttcatacaaagtgacattgtataaagtatatcctttcttgaaaactcatccaataatattttaattgttaTTTCTGTGTCATATTACATGCATAACATGATACACGTATCTACAAAAAAGTACATATAATCACTCATATTCTCCGCCTTTCCATAAGGCTTAAGTCCAGTGATTGGCAAGGTCAACGTGCATGTGTAATAATCTGTCAATgatgtttcagaaaatactcTGTGTCTGTCCTTGTCAGTTTATTTATCATCcaagcaaaattttgatagtacagtgtacatgtcaaggtgatttttgtgtgtgttttgtgcaAATGACAGGTACTTGGGTTGCAGCAGAAAGGGCCGGACAGTTCACAGGTCACCATCGAAATGATCGACAAACTTCAAAGACAACTCCAGAGCATACAGGGAGAGCTGGCCGGAAAGATGGCCCAGTCTGACCTGCAGGACGACCAGACCGGTGGCGAGTCCAAAAATGCCGTGGAGGTGGAGGCACCCAAAGCGGAAAAGTCCAAGACCAAGGGATCGTCGTCGTCGGTCACCAAGAGAGAGTTGATGAGGAAGGTGAGGAAACAGAATGAAGAACACAGAAAGCAAATCAGACACCTGGAAGCTGAGCTGACCAGACTGAAACACAAAGATCCAATGAGAAGCTGTGAAATACCAGAAGATGATATCAGGTTTTCTGAAGCAGGTAAGCTGACTGATATCAGATTGCACACGATGAAGTACACAGGCCCAACTTCGCACGcagaaaaactgtagccatcatataatgtttgtgattttttgaaagattgtatgtatttttgttcCATTTCCAATTGTAAAGAAATTGTCTAAATGAAAGTGAAATTATCGAAAACACAAATGAATGTTTGGTATTTGTACTTAATATGtttaagaaacaaaagaaaatcaaccTGTCgaattgaaatattgttttagaAGAAATATTCAGGTTGCGTTGCACAtaacacattgtattttgctcaaaattactttttttgcaAAGGTACATTCACAATTTACATTactttgttaacccaagattaaatattggttgggttcaccttttagcatgaataccgtaaaattcccaattgaggccgcacctctaattgaagccgcaccctgactttgaaacattgtcttggctcattgtttgcccatttggggtttttgaattgtaccataATAGAAGCCGCACCCTTCTCTGAGcccatcatgaaacaatgcatgCTGAAATTCACACCAGCTGGCTTGCAATGCGTCATTGACTTGtgctaatgattgacaggtgtctttcttacagaaaaaatacacaataaaaagttcctttttaacacttctaccattgtgcattttgtcaatgatagtaacaaaagtacaaacaatgccCCATGTATCGGtacgtttgtgtgtatgtttgaacacggccgaagtttttgtcagtgtggtaaacaccgccatagtcaatacctgatgcaacaattttgaagcaatggtgtttgtgtacaagttaaaatagttgagagattgagataccatgtttcaaatacgtagttttcattcaatacccTCGTACCCTTACCGATGCCTGACGTACAACACCACCACTGCATCATATTGCCATAATGAACTGCCATGCCTATACTGTACTGTGGCTGTTGAATGACCATGGTGGGTGCGTATAAGCTTGTACACGTTCTGtttttgatcatgagaaaataaaatttgactgcAAAATAGTTCACAAAAACATGGCAGTAAAGTTACCAAAGGTCATTCACTTGCCTTTATTGCACTATTCGAGTACGAGccaccggttcggcaacacaagACGGCTGTAAATCAAGGGGACCCATCTGCagtggacgcttaatttatgctaattttatgcacgattttttttcaacaccatttgATCTTCTATTGCTTTCAAATCGACTTACacgtccaaagaaattgattgtacaatctctgaatacagaagtgacatttttgtgaaatttcagcgtccaaAAACCCCTTGAAaccacttgaaacaaagacatcatgcccgctgctgatcaacatggccgaccttagtgagactattctatttagagGACGGGGGTGACCAGGGTCAGAGAATCAAGAAAGtgctggaaaaacgtgtcattttccttacgatgctgtcaagggaactccagtttcctattgttttaacatcttttaatagtttccttattatctaaaaggaatTTACCAAGTTTAACGACCAAATACACTCTCCTAACGTTTCTATATTGGAGTTA
This DNA window, taken from Ptychodera flava strain L36383 chromosome 4, AS_Pfla_20210202, whole genome shotgun sequence, encodes the following:
- the LOC139131416 gene encoding uncharacterized protein isoform X1; its protein translation is MLQIQRLVSALKVANLSQENKRLAKDIEKMEVVLERHRLMLETEAKSLNSQIRKEVGGSRWQAGAKGQMSGYKSIKGLHKDETTVSKPQRETKKGDKKLKNHENREVRPSSHSTRTLTDTKDISQQSHPAAKKYNSSSGDISSKVNVTMAAPKKTSSDRQAGTLSAHGRAITATSARPQPRQNSSGFREVGGASATDRTVSKSHMPGEEQDSVMQYSERIAIMKGKVLSKASAKVKLLEKQKRANSRLPFSKEDAMPGASTGRDMQEDNVAMDKFVVTEDDAAPSTNEPGCENIVKPEVVTKEILNNVSANNEMISVTLPAVGDLIEDDERVSSSTDRSEEEEETKDVPTVTNSNSGISNTQSAYIESHEHVPMAIGRQSPEENEKAAVSEQKLNNYGIAQTEEPPPKKDPVLYDPALSVWLYGLKLLDTDKYIQIFVDNEVTMEGVKLLTDKHLKEMGITAMGPLSKLSHGIKVLRGEVEEDSLPSSRGRADGGADSPKDIDSALKPGTCRSEVTDASSSRRDDTAVKKSSQPSELPRRAKVDNSSEIKLSGRSAAVKKGETGKDTRRVKSATTGRSNKEESKNVKSTRPVSANVAQRSLASGVQAASHRLKKKKELQEKETKRQEKLTKMKKAERDKMAAQFHMKKKVTESSRRKSSSSDVDEGSGHSSDGVVEDLLMVYTKGIQGTKPKANTSTKPESPSKTKTSVYPQRAPKSDRSSAVPLSEGSAALLVQGDQLIEPTTRESSRTGRRTESHHSSRSTESSPLSSQEDRLKELEIQVLGLQQKGPDSSQVTIEMIDKLQRQLQSIQGELAGKMAQSDLQDDQTGGESKNAVEVEAPKAEKSKTKGSSSSVTKRELMRKVRKQNEEHRKQIRHLEAELTRLKHKDPMRSCEIPEDDIRFSEADLTGEGAFSQVFRGSYHGSEVAIKRLKTPLSVQDKNYFAEEVNLMRELRHPRVVLLLGVCTTSHLPLMVLEYMSNGSLYSWLHDPNRPPLDHISYFQLARDTSLGMNYLHRHKPAVLHMDLKSMNVLIGSHGRAKIGDFGFSKLRHDADLAASQSGVSMRGTPAWMAPELLDPTIGDVTTKVDVYSFGMILWEMFTRRHPYKGLSVFQIIERVRQNKRPEIPDTCPAALSKLINLCWEQKPNRRPSFKDILISLEGLSFPPEWRDLFAAAGIPREAMDDAHSARSIIDLVNKSVEMSESELAAGVGIVPPLELGLSRDNIKSGELMAKGSEAADIDVDSVSSDDDWVAKTPVKESIDDFVLKIPQNVLDAMNESRDDDDLHAQTEDVDGHVNIQQNISEKSDSKDGSHTSSRSNRSSRSSGRSDKSEQGMGLSPVHGKSPGRSVKFADQKADSSSAEKSQRSSTAWEEGQVKVKGGSIPPPPPVPDLSQSLAITQGARRKTASSIKTTQPMRRTVATVVTPAAGHVTIPVSELLKQKAKLRPATDPHPSQLADLTRISQDKFTSIAEILKKAVGERRTAMREDAASIEHSYPSGAWSLEEGM
- the LOC139131416 gene encoding uncharacterized protein isoform X3 gives rise to the protein MEVVLERHRLMLETEAKSLNSQIRKEVGGSRWQAGAKGQMSGYKSIKGLHKDETTVSKPQRETKKGDKKLKNHENREVRPSSHSTRTLTDTKDISQQSHPAAKKYNSSSGDISSKVNVTMAAPKKTSSDRQAGTLSAHGRAITATSARPQPRQNSSGFREVGGASATDRTVSKSHMPGEEQDSVMQYSERIAIMKGKVLSKASAKVKLLEKQKRANSRLPFSKEDAMPGASTGRDMQEDNVAMDKFVVTEDDAAPSTNEPGCENIVKPEVVTKEILNNVSANNEMISVTLPAVGDLIEDDERVSSSTDRSEEEEETKDVPTVTNSNSGISNTQSAYIESHEHVPMAIGRQSPEENEKAAVSEQKLNNYGIAQTEEPPPKKDPVLYDPALSVWLYGLKLLDTDKYIQIFVDNEVTMEGVKLLTDKHLKEMGITAMGPLSKLSHGIKVLRGEVEEDSLPSSRGRADGGADSPKDIDSALKPGTCRSEVTDASSSRRDDTAVKKSSQPSELPRRAKVDNSSEIKLSGRSAAVKKGETGKDTRRVKSATTGRSNKEESKNVKSTRPVSANVAQRSLASGVQAASHRLKKKKELQEKETKRQEKLTKMKKAERDKMAAQFHMKKKVTESSRRKSSSSDVDEGSGHSSDGVVEDLLMVYTKGIQGTKPKANTSTKPESPSKTKTSVYPQRAPKSDRSSAVPLSEGSAALLVQGDQLIEPTTRESSRTGRRTESHHSSRSTESSPLSSQEDRLKELEIQVLGLQQKGPDSSQVTIEMIDKLQRQLQSIQGELAGKMAQSDLQDDQTGGESKNAVEVEAPKAEKSKTKGSSSSVTKRELMRKVRKQNEEHRKQIRHLEAELTRLKHKDPMRSCEIPEDDIRFSEADLTGEGAFSQVFRGSYHGSEVAIKRLKTPLSVQDKNYFAEEVNLMRELRHPRVVLLLGVCTTSHLPLMVLEYMSNGSLYSWLHDPNRPPLDHISYFQLARDTSLGMNYLHRHKPAVLHMDLKSMNVLIGSHGRAKIGDFGFSKLRHDADLAASQSGVSMRGTPAWMAPELLDPTIGDVTTKVDVYSFGMILWEMFTRRHPYKGLSVFQIIERVRQNKRPEIPDTCPAALSKLINLCWEQKPNRRPSFKDILISLEGLSFPPEWRDLFAAAGIPREAMDDAHSARSIIDLVNKSVEMSESELAAGVGIVPPLELGLSRDNIKSGELMAKGSEAADIDVDSVSSDDDWVAKTPVKESIDDFVLKIPQNVLDAMNESRDDDDLHAQTEDVDGHVNIQQNISEKSDSKDGSHTSSRSNRSSRSSGRSDKSEQGMGLSPVHGKSPGRSVKFADQKADSSSAEKSQRSSTAWEEGQVKVKGGSIPPPPPVPDLSQSLAITQGARRKTASSIKTTQPMRRTVATVVTPAAGHVTIPVSELLKQKAKLRPATDPHPSQLADLTRISQDKFTSIAEILKKAVGERRTAMREDAASIEHSYPSGAWSLEEGM
- the LOC139131416 gene encoding uncharacterized protein isoform X2 produces the protein MSIRDKSALKVANLSQENKRLAKDIEKMEVVLERHRLMLETEAKSLNSQIRKEVGGSRWQAGAKGQMSGYKSIKGLHKDETTVSKPQRETKKGDKKLKNHENREVRPSSHSTRTLTDTKDISQQSHPAAKKYNSSSGDISSKVNVTMAAPKKTSSDRQAGTLSAHGRAITATSARPQPRQNSSGFREVGGASATDRTVSKSHMPGEEQDSVMQYSERIAIMKGKVLSKASAKVKLLEKQKRANSRLPFSKEDAMPGASTGRDMQEDNVAMDKFVVTEDDAAPSTNEPGCENIVKPEVVTKEILNNVSANNEMISVTLPAVGDLIEDDERVSSSTDRSEEEEETKDVPTVTNSNSGISNTQSAYIESHEHVPMAIGRQSPEENEKAAVSEQKLNNYGIAQTEEPPPKKDPVLYDPALSVWLYGLKLLDTDKYIQIFVDNEVTMEGVKLLTDKHLKEMGITAMGPLSKLSHGIKVLRGEVEEDSLPSSRGRADGGADSPKDIDSALKPGTCRSEVTDASSSRRDDTAVKKSSQPSELPRRAKVDNSSEIKLSGRSAAVKKGETGKDTRRVKSATTGRSNKEESKNVKSTRPVSANVAQRSLASGVQAASHRLKKKKELQEKETKRQEKLTKMKKAERDKMAAQFHMKKKVTESSRRKSSSSDVDEGSGHSSDGVVEDLLMVYTKGIQGTKPKANTSTKPESPSKTKTSVYPQRAPKSDRSSAVPLSEGSAALLVQGDQLIEPTTRESSRTGRRTESHHSSRSTESSPLSSQEDRLKELEIQVLGLQQKGPDSSQVTIEMIDKLQRQLQSIQGELAGKMAQSDLQDDQTGGESKNAVEVEAPKAEKSKTKGSSSSVTKRELMRKVRKQNEEHRKQIRHLEAELTRLKHKDPMRSCEIPEDDIRFSEADLTGEGAFSQVFRGSYHGSEVAIKRLKTPLSVQDKNYFAEEVNLMRELRHPRVVLLLGVCTTSHLPLMVLEYMSNGSLYSWLHDPNRPPLDHISYFQLARDTSLGMNYLHRHKPAVLHMDLKSMNVLIGSHGRAKIGDFGFSKLRHDADLAASQSGVSMRGTPAWMAPELLDPTIGDVTTKVDVYSFGMILWEMFTRRHPYKGLSVFQIIERVRQNKRPEIPDTCPAALSKLINLCWEQKPNRRPSFKDILISLEGLSFPPEWRDLFAAAGIPREAMDDAHSARSIIDLVNKSVEMSESELAAGVGIVPPLELGLSRDNIKSGELMAKGSEAADIDVDSVSSDDDWVAKTPVKESIDDFVLKIPQNVLDAMNESRDDDDLHAQTEDVDGHVNIQQNISEKSDSKDGSHTSSRSNRSSRSSGRSDKSEQGMGLSPVHGKSPGRSVKFADQKADSSSAEKSQRSSTAWEEGQVKVKGGSIPPPPPVPDLSQSLAITQGARRKTASSIKTTQPMRRTVATVVTPAAGHVTIPVSELLKQKAKLRPATDPHPSQLADLTRISQDKFTSIAEILKKAVGERRTAMREDAASIEHSYPSGAWSLEEGM